One segment of Eschrichtius robustus isolate mEscRob2 chromosome 3, mEscRob2.pri, whole genome shotgun sequence DNA contains the following:
- the LOC137762750 gene encoding uncharacterized protein isoform X1 has protein sequence MGPCSEDPHLCWASRLLGFTSLLLSICCTGVKSSGTHGSGVQDSGAHVHLHRVRGGSVLFHVIRKQEANLEEVTWGFGPDSNYRVLLRVYAGADAPTWVSLQDKYQQRVHVPSILSLKIENLTPEDSGLYRARASFTGGIELNQVFPLTVYVVAYITWLMTTFLHLQIRAGAPSPDPVQVTVHHTRLVQCHPGVQSLRGHRGPEGDLAEQGPPQGAGAESDTGTSLQLLDLACEPAPEPAQCQLHLCGQQPGGPENCHLRPWGSLCPWETDSQGQVSADPLPGILGAVVAVLLILGGGLYLWKTREKKKKMQTGRGTELQEDHRDNDSGIQYAELSQQESRKDMHKGIGEQHLEEKQPVNTVYSEVHKPEREAMKII, from the exons ATGGGGCCCTGCTCAGAAGACCCCCATCTCTGCTGGGCCTCCCGGCTCCTGGGATTCACCAGCCTACTCCTCA GCATCTGCTGCACTGGGGTCAAGAGTTCTGGGACACATGGTTCTGGAGTTCAGGATTCTGGAGCCCATGTTCATCTGCACAGGGTTCGAGGAGGTTCTGTGTTGTTTCATGTGATCAGGAAGCAAGAAGCTAACCTGGAGGAGGTCACATGGGGCTTTGGCCCTGACTCAAACTACAGAGTCCTGCTGCGAGTCTATGCTGGGGCAGACGCTCCCACTTGGGTCAGCCTCCAGGACAAGTACCAGCAGAGGGTCCATGTGCCCAGCATCTTGTCCCTGAAGATTGAGAACCTGACCCCTGAGGACAGTGGACTGTACCGGGCTCGAGCCAGCTTCACTGGAGGAATAGAACTTAACCAAGTTTTCCCCCTCACTGTCTATG TGGTTGCTTACATTACTTGGCTcatgaccaccttcctccaccttcaaatCAG AGCCGGTGCCCCTTCCCCAGATCCTGTTCAAGTTACCGTCCATCACaccaggctggtgcaatgtcacccTGGAGTGCAGAGCCTCAGGGGCCACAGAGGGCCTGAAGGTGACCTGGCAGAACAAGGGCCTCCCCAGGGAGCTGGAGCAGAGAGTGACACCGGGACCAGCCTCCAACTCCTGGACCTTGCCTGTGAACCTGCCCCTGAGCCAGCCCAATGCCAGCTTCACCTGTGTGGTCAGCAACCAGGTGGACCAGAAAACTGCCACCTTAGACCTTGGGGAAGTCTGTGTCCATG GGAAACAGATTCACAAGGACAGGTCAGTGCTGACCCCCTGCCAGGCATCCTAGGGGCTGTCGTGGCTGTGCTGTTGATCCTTGGAGGAGGACTGTACCTTTGGAAGACAcgtgagaagaagaagaaaatgcagaCTGGAAGAG GTACAGAATTGCAGGAGGACCACAGGGACAATGATAGTGGCATCCAGTATGCGGAGCTGAGCCAGCAGGAGTCTCGAAAGGACATGCACAAg GGTATTGGTGAACAACATTTAGAAGAAAAGCAGCCTGTTAATACTGTCTACAGTGAGGTccataagccagaaagagaagccATGAAGATAATTTAA
- the LOC137762750 gene encoding CD48 antigen-like isoform X2 — MGPCSEDPHLCWASRLLGFTSLLLSICCTGVKSSGTHGSGVQDSGAHVHLHRVRGGSVLFHVIRKQEANLEEVTWGFGPDSNYRVLLRVYAGADAPTWVSLQDKYQQRVHVPSILSLKIENLTPEDSGLYRARASFTGGIELNQVFPLTVYEPVPLPQILFKLPSITPGWCNVTLECRASGATEGLKVTWQNKGLPRELEQRVTPGPASNSWTLPVNLPLSQPNASFTCVVSNQVDQKTATLDLGEVCVHDSQGQVSADPLPGILGAVVAVLLILGGGLYLWKTREKKKKMQTGRGTELQEDHRDNDSGIQYAELSQQESRKDMHKGIGEQHLEEKQPVNTVYSEVHKPEREAMKII; from the exons ATGGGGCCCTGCTCAGAAGACCCCCATCTCTGCTGGGCCTCCCGGCTCCTGGGATTCACCAGCCTACTCCTCA GCATCTGCTGCACTGGGGTCAAGAGTTCTGGGACACATGGTTCTGGAGTTCAGGATTCTGGAGCCCATGTTCATCTGCACAGGGTTCGAGGAGGTTCTGTGTTGTTTCATGTGATCAGGAAGCAAGAAGCTAACCTGGAGGAGGTCACATGGGGCTTTGGCCCTGACTCAAACTACAGAGTCCTGCTGCGAGTCTATGCTGGGGCAGACGCTCCCACTTGGGTCAGCCTCCAGGACAAGTACCAGCAGAGGGTCCATGTGCCCAGCATCTTGTCCCTGAAGATTGAGAACCTGACCCCTGAGGACAGTGGACTGTACCGGGCTCGAGCCAGCTTCACTGGAGGAATAGAACTTAACCAAGTTTTCCCCCTCACTGTCTATG AGCCGGTGCCCCTTCCCCAGATCCTGTTCAAGTTACCGTCCATCACaccaggctggtgcaatgtcacccTGGAGTGCAGAGCCTCAGGGGCCACAGAGGGCCTGAAGGTGACCTGGCAGAACAAGGGCCTCCCCAGGGAGCTGGAGCAGAGAGTGACACCGGGACCAGCCTCCAACTCCTGGACCTTGCCTGTGAACCTGCCCCTGAGCCAGCCCAATGCCAGCTTCACCTGTGTGGTCAGCAACCAGGTGGACCAGAAAACTGCCACCTTAGACCTTGGGGAAGTCTGTGTCCATG ATTCACAAGGACAGGTCAGTGCTGACCCCCTGCCAGGCATCCTAGGGGCTGTCGTGGCTGTGCTGTTGATCCTTGGAGGAGGACTGTACCTTTGGAAGACAcgtgagaagaagaagaaaatgcagaCTGGAAGAG GTACAGAATTGCAGGAGGACCACAGGGACAATGATAGTGGCATCCAGTATGCGGAGCTGAGCCAGCAGGAGTCTCGAAAGGACATGCACAAg GGTATTGGTGAACAACATTTAGAAGAAAAGCAGCCTGTTAATACTGTCTACAGTGAGGTccataagccagaaagagaagccATGAAGATAATTTAA